The Paenalcaligenes faecalis genome has a window encoding:
- a CDS encoding GGDEF domain-containing protein: MTSNHFHLSLLLRLYRQATNDPLTGLLNRVALQRHTEQIEKTDPRPSAAITLLDLDRFKLINDSYGHSVGDQALRLFAAMLKKGAQKNDTVCRYGGEEFLIISTHVSREQAVEQAEKIRVLAQELEPKTLDNVSFQISVSQGISMLRPDEKIEDAIQRADERLYIAKSNGRNCVVERS, encoded by the coding sequence ATGACAAGTAATCACTTCCATTTAAGCTTGCTGCTGCGCTTATATCGTCAAGCTACGAATGATCCATTAACAGGTTTATTAAATCGTGTGGCACTGCAGCGCCACACTGAGCAAATTGAAAAAACAGATCCAAGACCAAGTGCTGCTATTACCTTATTAGATCTAGATCGTTTTAAGTTAATTAATGATAGTTATGGGCACTCTGTGGGTGATCAAGCATTGCGTTTATTTGCTGCTATGCTTAAAAAAGGGGCGCAAAAAAATGATACCGTTTGCCGCTATGGAGGCGAAGAGTTTCTAATTATCAGCACCCATGTAAGCAGAGAGCAGGCTGTTGAGCAGGCTGAAAAAATTAGAGTTTTAGCACAAGAACTAGAGCCTAAAACTCTGGATAATGTTTCTTTTCAAATTAGTGTTAGTCAGGGTATAAGTATGCTGCGTCCAGATGAAAAAATAGAAGATGCAATACAACGTGCTGATGAACGCCTTTATATTGCCAAAAGTAATGGTAGAAACTGCGTAGTAGAGCGCTCTTGA
- a CDS encoding carboxylesterase family protein has product MKHTPLINTSSGPIYGLDLDDINVFLAIPYAKAPINELRFAPPQPASWEESRDCTQPGTLAPQMPSRLAAVLGDQQTLEQSEDCLHLSIWAPSSITEKEQQKPVLIWIHGGAWMTGGASLDWYDGEHLAKTGDMVVINVNYRLGPLGWLYVPEQTANAGLQDLAQATEWIKENVHLFGG; this is encoded by the coding sequence ATGAAACACACTCCACTCATTAATACATCCTCTGGGCCAATTTATGGCTTAGATTTAGATGATATAAACGTATTTTTAGCTATTCCCTATGCTAAAGCCCCCATAAACGAACTACGCTTTGCGCCACCACAGCCCGCATCTTGGGAAGAGAGTAGAGACTGCACTCAACCAGGTACTTTGGCACCACAAATGCCCTCAAGATTAGCCGCTGTCCTAGGTGATCAGCAAACTCTTGAGCAAAGTGAAGACTGCTTACACTTAAGCATTTGGGCTCCTAGCTCTATTACAGAAAAAGAGCAGCAAAAACCAGTGCTTATATGGATTCATGGTGGAGCCTGGATGACTGGAGGTGCCAGTTTAGATTGGTATGATGGAGAGCACTTAGCCAAAACAGGTGACATGGTAGTAATTAATGTGAATTACCGTCTTGGCCCTTTAGGTTGGTTATATGTGCCAGAGCAAACGGCAAATGCGGGTTTACAGGATCTTGCGCAAGCCACTGAATGGATTAAAGAAAATGTGCATCTATTTGGGGGGTAG
- a CDS encoding monooxygenase, producing MSYILQVDFPYTGPWGDEMTNSMNELAQSIAKEPGLIWKIWTVNDQTNEAGGIYLFDTKSSAETYLAMHTTRLQSFGITPVHGKIFEINQDLSKINRAPL from the coding sequence ATGAGTTATATTTTACAAGTTGATTTTCCTTATACAGGGCCATGGGGCGATGAGATGACGAACTCAATGAATGAATTGGCACAGTCTATTGCTAAAGAGCCTGGCTTAATATGGAAAATTTGGACGGTGAATGATCAAACGAATGAGGCGGGTGGAATCTATTTATTTGACACTAAATCTAGTGCCGAAACCTATTTGGCTATGCACACCACCCGACTACAAAGTTTCGGTATCACTCCTGTGCATGGGAAAATTTTTGAAATTAATCAAGATTTATCAAAGATTAATAGAGCTCCATTATAA
- a CDS encoding phosphonate metabolism protein/1,5-bisphosphokinase (PRPP-forming) PhnN produces the protein MAGQLIYLVGPSGSRKDSILRELAPRLDDKYIILKRVITRPPAMATEDFESLRSADFLEQESNSEFSLSWRANHLAYAVRTELDQQLALGKTVIINGSREHWPQVIARYPSAILVLVQVNTALLQQRLRARGRESEQDIQLRLERNVSLERSLRDTAALQKHTFWIIDNSNDLSTAVEAFHRQLKEI, from the coding sequence ATGGCAGGGCAACTTATTTATTTAGTTGGCCCTTCAGGCAGCAGGAAAGACAGCATTTTGCGTGAATTAGCTCCGCGCTTAGATGATAAATATATTATTTTAAAGCGTGTGATCACTCGCCCGCCCGCCATGGCAACAGAGGATTTTGAATCCTTACGTTCAGCTGATTTTTTAGAACAGGAGAGTAACAGTGAGTTTTCTTTAAGTTGGCGCGCAAATCATTTAGCCTATGCGGTACGCACTGAATTAGATCAGCAGTTAGCATTGGGTAAAACCGTCATAATTAATGGTTCCAGAGAACACTGGCCGCAGGTAATAGCGCGTTATCCATCGGCAATACTGGTATTAGTGCAGGTAAATACAGCACTGTTACAACAACGATTAAGAGCCCGAGGACGGGAGTCAGAGCAAGACATTCAGCTACGTCTTGAGCGTAATGTTTCTTTGGAGCGCAGCTTAAGAGATACGGCAGCATTACAAAAACACACCTTTTGGATCATAGATAACTCAAACGATCTAAGCACTGCGGTAGAAGCGTTCCATAGACAATTAAAGGAGATTTAA
- a CDS encoding SLC13 family permease: MKNKINLRSSILLLAVLVAAWLAFIPLEGQSAKFSQSAAVILLTLVFWSTGIFPPFLTGLLFFGLAVVLNLIEPNVLFSGFSSTAVWLIVSGFVIGAAISNSGLGRRLAAFIAPHVTKSYAFLIGGLVLSAVLLGFVMPSSVGRAVVLVPIGMALADRVGFIHGSNGRLGIATSLAIACNMPSFAVLPANIPNMILAGASENLYGIDFGYTEYLWLHFPILGIVKSAVLVWIVLRIFPDEIVTPTSDELQQVEITPTERALQKKTSVLLGITLLFWMTDSWHGINPAWVGLFTAVFLLLPKWGVVQPKEFNQSIDFATIVFVASALGLGALVNSSGIGTAMGNEFAQLLPSSEDSSFLSYMALSVGAALTGLVATIPGVPTVLTPMAGDFAQITGFSLPIVLMTQVVGFSTIVFPYQVGPLIVAMQLSREPLRQLLRITIPLAVITVVFLMPLDYLWWRLIGWI, translated from the coding sequence ATGAAAAATAAGATTAATTTAAGGTCAAGCATTTTGCTGCTAGCCGTGCTGGTTGCAGCATGGTTGGCTTTCATTCCTCTTGAAGGACAGTCCGCTAAGTTTTCTCAAAGTGCTGCTGTCATTTTATTGACTTTGGTGTTTTGGAGTACAGGAATATTCCCCCCCTTTTTAACCGGTTTACTGTTTTTTGGCTTAGCCGTAGTTTTAAACTTAATTGAACCGAATGTGCTGTTTTCAGGTTTTAGTTCAACAGCCGTCTGGTTAATTGTTTCGGGTTTTGTGATTGGAGCTGCTATTTCCAATTCGGGACTAGGGCGGCGCTTAGCCGCTTTCATTGCACCTCATGTAACCAAAAGCTATGCTTTTTTAATTGGCGGTTTGGTGTTGAGTGCCGTGTTACTGGGCTTTGTGATGCCCTCCTCAGTGGGACGCGCGGTGGTGTTAGTCCCCATTGGTATGGCTTTGGCTGACAGAGTGGGCTTTATTCATGGCAGTAATGGGCGGCTAGGCATTGCTACCTCATTGGCTATTGCATGTAATATGCCGAGCTTTGCTGTGTTGCCCGCTAATATCCCTAATATGATTTTAGCGGGAGCTAGTGAAAATTTATACGGTATTGATTTCGGTTATACCGAGTATTTGTGGTTGCACTTTCCTATTTTGGGCATAGTGAAATCAGCTGTTTTAGTATGGATAGTATTACGTATTTTTCCTGATGAAATTGTTACTCCTACTTCAGACGAGTTGCAACAAGTGGAGATCACACCTACTGAGCGCGCTCTACAGAAGAAAACCAGCGTCTTACTCGGTATTACCTTGCTGTTTTGGATGACTGACAGCTGGCATGGAATCAATCCTGCATGGGTGGGATTATTCACAGCGGTGTTTTTACTATTGCCCAAATGGGGCGTAGTGCAGCCTAAAGAATTTAATCAGTCAATCGATTTTGCCACTATTGTGTTTGTGGCATCAGCACTGGGCTTAGGGGCGCTAGTTAATAGTTCAGGTATTGGTACAGCGATGGGAAATGAGTTTGCTCAGTTATTGCCATCCAGCGAGGACTCTTCATTTCTCAGCTATATGGCGCTCAGTGTGGGCGCGGCCTTAACAGGCTTAGTCGCTACCATCCCAGGGGTACCCACAGTGCTTACACCAATGGCGGGAGATTTTGCACAGATTACGGGTTTTTCCTTACCTATAGTGCTAATGACCCAAGTAGTGGGCTTCTCCACCATTGTTTTTCCTTACCAAGTCGGACCCTTGATTGTGGCCATGCAGCTATCACGTGAGCCCTTAAGGCAATTATTACGTATTACTATTCCTTTAGCTGTTATCACCGTGGTATTTCTCATGCCGCTGGATTATTTGTGGTGGCGTTTAATTGGGTGGATTTGA
- the phnP gene encoding phosphonate metabolism protein PhnP, whose translation MAFKLTFLGTGDSAQVPVYNCYCPACELARQNASFVRKPCSVLLHLDGQQWIIDSGRMDLSELFPAPSLHGILQTHYHADHAQGLLHLRWGVNLRLPVWGPDDPVDFADLYKHPGILDFSQPWEEFETRKIQNVTITAVPLNHSRPCLGYVIEKDQFCLAYLTDTVGLPERTYQWLKQKKMNYCIVDCSMPPMPTTPRNHNDVTTALSMCEGLHIDKLLFTHIGHELDEWLMQHERDLPAHVFIAYDGMVITV comes from the coding sequence ATGGCTTTTAAGCTGACCTTTTTAGGCACAGGGGACTCAGCACAAGTGCCGGTTTATAACTGCTATTGCCCTGCCTGTGAGTTAGCACGACAAAACGCCAGTTTTGTACGTAAACCATGCAGTGTGCTCTTACATTTAGACGGCCAGCAATGGATTATCGATAGTGGGCGTATGGATTTAAGTGAGCTGTTTCCGGCGCCTAGTCTGCATGGTATTTTACAAACGCATTACCATGCCGATCATGCTCAAGGTTTACTGCATCTGCGTTGGGGGGTTAATTTACGCCTACCGGTATGGGGGCCAGATGATCCAGTGGATTTTGCTGACTTATATAAACACCCTGGTATTTTAGATTTCTCTCAGCCCTGGGAGGAATTTGAAACCCGTAAAATTCAAAATGTGACGATTACGGCTGTGCCTTTAAACCATTCTAGGCCTTGTTTGGGCTATGTAATAGAAAAAGATCAATTTTGCCTTGCTTATTTAACCGATACAGTGGGGCTGCCTGAACGCACGTATCAGTGGCTGAAACAAAAGAAGATGAATTATTGCATTGTGGATTGCTCTATGCCCCCTATGCCTACCACCCCACGCAATCATAACGATGTGACCACCGCCTTAAGCATGTGTGAGGGGCTGCATATAGATAAATTACTTTTTACTCATATTGGTCATGAGTTAGACGAATGGCTCATGCAGCATGAAAGAGACTTACCGGCGCATGTGTTTATTGCTTATGATGGGATGGTAATTACGGTATAG
- a CDS encoding EAL and HDOD domain-containing protein, translated as MKKNYCIALQPICDREMNHVADELLYRSGEHALTADFHDDMLATARAANIAFYEVGTEALVGSRLLFINTPRDWLLNPSLLPPNPKQVVIEVLESVEADIEIIGSLKKIREKGYEIALDDFVLNPKNQALLSVATIVKIDNWQSFSSEDVLFYKEYGLKLLAEKVEIIEDFYQLRNLGFDYFQGYFYAKPEMHHGTNRNRSSNQKAQIEILKELQKEYANFNKIEKFIKQDPHLSFLILRQTNSAYYARINKSYSIIEAINTLGIKQIKSIVLTVMLANNGAASRLLLPQILTRAAMCERLALQYQIDPDLAFTSGLLSQMDLLLGLPLKQLLQEVGLDEADIENITEHKGAVGSLLELVTCFENAKSCVVKENHSIESLNKTWLQSRVWAESILQTALEQA; from the coding sequence ATGAAAAAAAACTACTGTATTGCTCTACAACCTATTTGTGATAGGGAAATGAATCACGTAGCAGATGAGTTGTTATATCGCTCAGGAGAACACGCGCTTACAGCCGATTTCCATGATGATATGCTAGCCACAGCACGTGCTGCTAACATTGCTTTTTATGAGGTAGGAACAGAAGCTCTTGTAGGGTCTAGACTGTTATTTATCAATACACCTAGAGACTGGTTACTAAACCCAAGCTTACTGCCTCCTAACCCAAAGCAGGTTGTGATTGAGGTTTTAGAAAGTGTAGAAGCAGATATTGAAATTATTGGGTCATTAAAAAAAATACGAGAAAAAGGCTATGAAATAGCTTTAGATGATTTTGTATTAAATCCAAAGAATCAAGCATTATTAAGCGTTGCTACAATAGTAAAAATAGATAATTGGCAATCCTTTAGCTCTGAAGACGTGTTATTTTATAAAGAATATGGATTAAAGTTGCTAGCTGAAAAAGTTGAAATAATTGAAGATTTTTATCAATTACGTAATTTAGGTTTTGATTATTTTCAAGGTTATTTTTATGCTAAGCCTGAAATGCATCATGGCACGAATAGAAATAGAAGTAGTAATCAAAAAGCTCAAATTGAAATTCTGAAAGAATTACAAAAAGAATATGCAAATTTTAATAAAATAGAAAAATTCATAAAACAAGACCCACATTTATCTTTTTTAATTTTACGTCAAACTAACTCCGCATATTACGCACGTATTAATAAATCATACTCCATTATAGAAGCCATTAATACTTTGGGTATCAAACAAATAAAAAGTATTGTATTAACTGTTATGTTGGCAAATAATGGTGCCGCAAGCCGCTTACTATTACCCCAAATTTTAACACGTGCTGCCATGTGTGAACGCTTAGCGCTACAGTATCAAATTGATCCAGACTTAGCTTTTACCTCTGGGTTGTTGTCACAGATGGATTTATTATTAGGTTTGCCTTTAAAGCAGCTACTCCAAGAGGTTGGTTTAGATGAGGCAGATATTGAAAATATAACTGAGCACAAAGGCGCTGTTGGGAGTTTACTAGAGTTAGTAACATGTTTTGAAAATGCAAAAAGCTGTGTAGTCAAAGAAAACCACTCCATAGAGAGCTTAAATAAAACCTGGCTTCAAAGCCGAGTTTGGGCCGAAAGCATCCTACAAACAGCCTTAGAGCAGGCTTAA